A single Antechinus flavipes isolate AdamAnt ecotype Samford, QLD, Australia chromosome 5, AdamAnt_v2, whole genome shotgun sequence DNA region contains:
- the LOC127564484 gene encoding keratin, type II cuticular Hb3 → MTCGISTVGCGFRPRNFSCMSAFVPRMGDRCCVSAAPYRGVSCYRGLSGFGSRSICGGYRAGSCGRSFGYRSGGVCGPSPPCITTVSVNESLLTPLNLEVDPNAQCVKHEEKEQIKCLNSKFAAFIDKVRFLEQQNKLLETKWQFYQNRKCCESNLEPLFQGYIETLKRELECVEADSGRLASELNHVQEVLEGYKKKYEEEVALRATAENEFVVLKKEVDCAYLRKSDLEANAEALTEEINFLRALYEEEIRILHTHISDTSVVVKMDNSRDLNMDCVIAEIKAQYDDIASRSRAEAESWYRSKCEEMKATVIRHGETLRRTKEEINELNRMIQRLTAEVENAKCQNCKLEAAVTQSEQQGETALNDARCKLAELEGALQKAKQDMACLLKEYQEVMNSKLGLDIEIATYKRLLEGEEYRLCEGVGAVNVCVSSSRGGVSCGDICQSGSRPITGSVCGASCSGNLVVSTGTCVPCGTLNTSCGRC, encoded by the exons ATGACTTGTGGAATCAGTACAGTGGGCTGTGGATTCCGCCCCAGAAACTTTAGTTGCATGTCAGCCTTCGTGCCCAGGATGGGTGACCGCTGCTGCGTCAGTGCTGCTCCCTACCGAGGAGTGTCCTGCTACAGGGGACTATCCGGCTTTGGCAGCCGCAGCATCTGTGGGGGCTACAGGGCTGGCTCCTGCGGCCGTAGCTTTGGCTACCGCTCTGGTGGAGTGTGCGGACCCAGCCCCCCCTGCATCACCACTGTGTCTGTCAACGAGAGCCTCCTGACCCCCCTCAACTTGGAGGTTGACCCCAATGCTCAGTGTGTGAAGCACGAGGAGAAGGAACAGATTAAGTGCCTGAACAGCAAGTTTGCAGCCTTCATCGACAAG GTGCGGTTCCTAGAGCAGCAGAACAAGCTTCTAGAGACCAAGTGGCAATTCTACCAGAACCGGAAATGCTGTGAGAGCAACCTGGAGCCCCTGTTCCAGGGATACATTGAGACCCTGAAGCGGGAACTAGAGTGTGTGGAGGCTGACAGTGGACGCCTGGCATCTGAGCTCAACCACGTGCAAGAAGTGCTGGAGGGCTACAAGAAGAA GTATGAGGAAGAAGTTGCTCTTCGGGCTACAGCCGAGAATGAATTTGTGGTACTGAAGAAG GAGGTAGACTGCGCCTACCTACGGAAGTCAGACCTGGAGGCCAATGCTGAGGCATTGACAGAAGAGATCAACTTTTTGAGAGCCCTGTATGAAGAG GAGATCCGAATCCTCCATACCCACATCTCAGACACCTCCGTGGTGGTGAAGATGGACAACAGCCGAGACCTCAACATGGATTGTGTCATTGCTGAGATCAAGGCTCAGTATGATGATATCGCCAGTCGCAGCCGGGCTGAGGCTGAGTCCTGGTACCGCAGCAAG TGTGAGGAAATGAAAGCCACAGTGATCCGCCACGGGGAGACTCTACGCAGGACCAAGGAGGAGATCAATGAGCTGAACCGTATGATCCAGAGACTGACTGCAGAAGTGGAGAATGCTAAGTGCCAG AATTGCAAACTGGAGGCTGCTGTGACACAGTCTGAACAACAGGGAGAGACTGCCCTCAATGATGCCCGCTGCAAGCTGGCTGAACTGGAGGGTGCCCTACAGAAGGCCAAGCAGGATATGGCATGTCTGCTGAAGGAATACCAGGAAGTCATGAACTCTAAGCTGGGCCTGGACATCGAGATCGCTACCTACAAACGGCTGCTGGAGGGCGAGGAATACAG GCTATGTGAAGGTGTTGGTGCTGTGAATGTTT GTGTGAGTAGCTCCCGAGGCGGTGTCAGTTGTGGTGACATTTGCCAGTCCGGCTCTCGACCCATCACCGGCAGTGTCTGTGGTGCCTCTTGTAGTGGGAACCTGGTAGTGAGCACTGGAACCTGTGTGCCCTGTGGAACCCTCAACACCAGCTGTGGAAGATGCTAG